CACCTCGACGTCGTCGCGGATCTCGCCCGGCGCCCTGTCGACGATCTCGTCGATCTGGGAGACGGCGTTCTCGATGGCGTTTCTGAGGGACTCGGGATCGGCGGTGAGGCTGACGCCTTCCATCGGATCGAAGTCGCTGTTGGCGTCGCAGAAGTCGGCGTCTCCGCCGCCCCCGTTGTCTCCGCCGCCGCCCCCGCCGCCGCCGTCCTGAGACGGTGCAGTTGTCTGTGTGCCGCCTGCTGCGGCGGTGGTCGTCGTGTCGTCGCCGCTTCCGCCGCAGCTGGCGAGCACGAGCAATCCGGCTACGAGGGTGATCGTGACCCTGCGCAAAGGCTCCTCCTTGTTCATCCGGCCGAGTGGTGCGTCCCGCCGACCGGTCGGCAGCCAGTCTATGTGCGGATCGGGCAGGTCGGATTCTGTCGCGCGCCCAGGGCAAGATCGCTCTCGTGGCCGGCGCGGACATCCTGCACGTCGATCTCGACGCCTTCTATGCGTCGATCGAGCAGCTGCGTGAGCCGCGCCTGCGCGGCAGGCCGATCGCAGTGGGAGGCGGCGTGGTGCTGGCCGCCAGCTACGAGGCAAGGGCGTTCGGCGTCCAGGCGGGCATGCCGGGCCGTCTGGCGAGGGAGTTGTGCCCCGGGCTCGTGTTCGTCCGCGGAAGCTTCGATCGGTACGGACTGATCTCCAAGCAGGTGTTCGCCATCTGCGAGGACTTCAGCCCGCTCATCGAGCAGGTCTCCATCGACGAGGCGTTCATCGACGTCTCGGGGGCGCACGGCCTCTTCGGCTCGGCGGCCGACATCGCAGCGGCGATCCGGTCACGGGTCCGCATCGAGGTCGGCCTGCCGATCTCGGCCGGGGTCGCCCGCACGAAGTTCCTCGCCAAGGTGGCCAGCCAGGTCGCCAAGCCCGACGGGCTCGTCGTCGTCGAGCCCGACAGAGAGCTCGAGTTCCTCCACCCACTTTCGGTGCGCCTGCTCTGGGGCGTGGGGCGGGTGACCGCAGCCAAGCTTGCGTCGATGGGGGTCCACACGGTGGGCGAGCTCGCCGGGGTCGACCCTCGTTTCCTGGAGAGGATGGTCGGACGGGCCGCCGGCGCGCAGCTGAGCCGGCTCACATGGAACATCGACCGTCGGGCGGTCACCAGGGAGCGCACGGCAGGCTCCGTCGGCGCCCAGTCGGCGTTCGGTTCGATGCAGGACACCAGGGACGCCAGGGGGCGGGTGCTGCTGATGCTCGCCTCCAGGATCGGCTCGCGACTCCGCAAGTCTTCGAGGGCTGGGCGCACGATCACCGTGCGCGTCCGATTCGAGGACTTCAGCGCGGTCACCAGGTCGGCGACCCTGGCCGCCCCCGTCGCTTCGGACGCGGCGATCCTCCAGGTTGCGGAGGGCCTGGCCGACACGGCCGTCTCGGCGGCGGCCGCCGGTAGGAGGGTGAACCTGCTAGGGATCGCCGTCTCGAAGCTGACAGGCCGCGGGGCGCTGCAACTCGAGCTCCCACTCGGCTGGGGTCGGGTCGACATGACCGCTTCCGGGAGCGCCGAGGCTGAGCTCCAGGCGCAGCTCGAAGAGGCGCTCGACGCGGTCAGGATCCGGTACGGCAAGTCGGCCGTGGGGCCGATGTCTCTGCTCCTCGGCCGGCCGGCAGGCTATGCCCCGGATGCGTTTCGGGAGCTGGCCGAGAAGAGCTGAGCCGCCGTGCGGAGGCCGTTTTTCCAGGCCGGCGGCGCCGACTCGCCGGTCCTGGGGACAGTCGGACCTGCTAATGTTGCGCTACCAACTGAGATTTGCTCTCGAGGTGGGCCTGGGCCCGCCTCTTTTGCTGATGAGGAGGAACCGTGAGCGACACGGCCCGAGGCCTCTGGGGCATCATCGAGCCGTACGTCGCAGCAGAAGGAGTGGAACTGGACGACGTCGAAGTCCTCGGCAGCGGGTCGGCGCAGATCGTGCGGGTCACGATCGACGCTCCCGAGCCCATCGATGTCGACAGGATCGCCCGGCTCTCGAGGGGCCTGTCGAGAATGCTCGACTCGGAGGACCCGATCGAGGCGTCGTACACGCTCGAGGTGAGCTCGCCGGGCTTGGAGCGTCGCCTGCGGCGCTCCCGACACTACGAGAAGTCCGTCGGCAGGGAGCTGACCGTGAAGACCACGGTTCCCGTCGAAGAGATGACGAGCCACCGGGGAGTGCTGGTCTGCGCAGACGAGAAGGGCTTCGTCATCGCGGTCGATGACACGAAGCGCCGGATCGAGTATGTGGACGTGGCGTCCGCCCGCACGGTGTTCGTGTGGGAACGCGGGGCGAAGAGGCGCCACTAGAAGGAGCGACGATGGATTACAACCTCATGGAGGCGCTCGAGTTGCTCGAGCGGGAGAAGGGTGTCCCAGCCGACACCATCCTCGACGCGCTCGCCAACGCACTCGTGTCCGCCTACAAGCGTACCCCGGGGGCCGCCGAGGAGGCGCGAGTCACCATCGACGCCGACACCGGCGAGATCGTCGTCTACGGCCAGGACCTCGACGAGGACGGCAACGTGGTGCGGGAGTGGGAGGACACTCCGGATGACTTCGGTCGGATCGCCGCCCAGACCGCCAAGCAGGTGATCATGCAGCGCCTGCGGGACGCCAAGCGAGAGCAGGTGTTCGAGCTGTACGACGGTCGCGAAGGAGACCTCGTGACCGGCATCGTCCAGCAGTCCGACCACCGTTACGCCATCCTCGACCTCGGGAACGCCGAGGCGATCATGCCCTCGTCGGAGAGGATCCCGTACGAGCGTCTCGAACGAGGCAATCGGGTCAAGGCGTACATCCTCGAGGTGCGCGGCGAGGGCAAAGGCCCCCAGATCGTCGTCAGCCGCAGCCACCCCGAGTTCATTCGGTCGCTCTTCGAGCTCGAGGTGCCGGAGCTCGTCGACGGCGACGTCGAGATCCGCGCCATCGCCAGGGAGCCGGGACACCGCACGAAGATCGCGGTCGCCTCCAACGACGCCAACATCGACCCGGTTGGCGCCTGCGTCGGCGCCCGGGGCTCGCGGGTGCGCCAGGTCGTCAACGAGCTGCGCGGCGAGAAGGTCGACATCGTGGAGTGGCGCGACGACTCCCACGCCTTCATCGCCGAGGCTCTCTCCCCGGCGAGGGTCAAGGAAGTGCGGCTCGACGAGGAGGAGCGAATCGCCACCGTGATCGTCCCTGATCATCAGCTGTCCCTGGCCATCGGCAAGGAAGGCCAGAACGCCAGGCTCGCTGCCCGCCTCACCGGGTACAAGGTCGACATCAGGTCGGAGTCCCAGGACCTCGGCCTCGACGAGCCTCCCGAGGAGGCGCACGCCGAGCCGGACGGCGCCGAGCCGTCGCTCGCCGAGCGAGCCGCCAACGAGATGGCAGGGACGACTGCCCCGCCGACGCTCGCCGAGCGTGCCGAGCCGGAAGAGCTCGCAGGCGAGGAGACGCTGGCGGCCGGAATCTCCGACGAGGAACCGGGGTCCGAGGACCCGCAGGCCGCCCCGGACGAGGGAGCCCCGGTCGAAGTCGCCGACGAGGCGAGCGATACTGCGCCGGATGCGGAGCGCGCCGTCGACGACGGTACCGTGAGTGCAGAAGAGGACGCCGGAGATGGCGAGCCGCGAGGCTGATCTCCCGGCGGAAAGGTTCAGTGGCGATATATGCGCGTATACGAGTTGGCACGTGACCTCGGCGTCGAGTCGAAGGATCTGCTGGCGCGCGCCCAGGACCTCGGCCTCGACGTGAAGACGGCGTCGTCGGGCCTCGACGACGACACCGCAGCCCTTCTCAGACTGTCGTACGACGACACGGCCGCTGCCCCCGACCAGGAGGATGGTCGGACCGGGGAGCCGGACGCCGAGCCTGAGCTGCAGCCGGACCTGCAGCCGGAGGCCGAACCGGAGCCGGAGCCTCAAACGGAAGGGGAACCGGAGGAGGATCGGATCCTCACCGTGGAGGCCGGCATCACCGCCCAGGAGTTCTCGAGGCTCGTAGGGGTCCGAACGGGCGACGTCGTTCGTGAGCTCATGTCGATGGGCGAGATCGTCCCAGGCGGCGGCACCATTCCCGTGAAGGCGCTCGAGCCCCTCGGCGAGCTGTTCGGGTACGAGGTGCTCGTCGAGGAGGGCCCCGCCGAGGTCGAGGAGGTGGAGGCACTCGGGCGCCACGTCATCGAGTACGAAGACGACCCGTCCTCCCTGCAGCCGCGTCCGCCGGTCGTCACGGTGATGGGCCACGTCGATCACGGCAAGACCCAGCTGCTCGACACGATCCGCAAGACCGACGTCGTCGCCGGCGAGGCCGGCGGGATCACCCAGCACATCGGCGCCTACCAGGTCGAGAGGAACGGGGAGAAGATCACGTTCATCGATACCCCGGGCCACGAGGCGTTCACCGCCCTGCGAGCCAGGGGGGCGAACGTCACCGACGTCGCGGTCATCGTGGTCGCCGCCAACGACGGCGTCATGCCCCAAACGGTGGAAGCCATCAACCACGCCAAGGCCGCAGAGGTACCGATGATCATCGCCATCAACAAGATGGATCTGCCCACCGCAGACGCCTTCTCGGTACGCGGCGCCCTCACCCAGCACGGGATCGTCGTCGAGGATCTCGGCGGAGACGTGGTGGCCGTCGAGGTGTCGGCGCTGACGGGCGACGGGATCGAGGAGCTGCTCGACCTCATCTCGCTCGTCGCTCAGGTCGAGGAGCTCGTCGCCAACCCGGCCGCCTCGGCCGTCGGTACGGTCATCGAGAGTCAGCTCGAGGTGGGACGTGGGCCGGTTGCCACCGTCATCGTGCAGCGGGGCACGCTCACACGTGGTGACGCCATCGTTGCCGGACCCGTCTCCGGCAGGGTGCGTGCCATGTTCGACGAGAAGGGCAGTCAGCTGAAGTCCGCCCCGCCGAGCACCCCGGCGCTCGTGATGGGCTGGGACGACGTGCCAACGGCGGGCGACATGTTCGAGGCCGTCACCGACGAGCGGAACGCCAGGAAGATGGCCGAGGACAACCTCGACAGGATCCGCGCTCACGACATCACCGTCCCGACGGCGACGCAGCGCCTCGGCCTGCTGCTCGAGCAGCTCAGGACGGCCGATCACGCCGAGCTGCGCATCATCGTGAAGGCGGACGCCCACGGATCGCTCGAAGCGATCCGGGACGCGGTCGCCAAGATCAAGCGCGACGACGCCTACGTCTCCGTCATCCACGGCGCCGTCGGTGGCATCACGGAGAACGACGTCGCTCTCGCCGAGGCGTCCGAAGCGGTGATCTACGGCTTCAACGTGCGCCCGGACTCGGGGGCGAGGAATGCCGCCAAGGAACGCGGGATCGACATCAGGACGTTCTCGATCATCTACGAACTGCTCGAGGACATCGAGTCCCTCCTCGTCGGTGAGTTGGCTCCCGAGGAGATCGAGAACTTCCTGGGAGTTGCCCAGGTCAGGGCCACATTCCGCGCTCCCCGCTACGGCACCATCGCCGGGTCGTACGTCACCGAGGGCAGCATCAACCGGAACGCCAGAGCCCGTCTCGTGCGCGACGGCGTCGTCATCTACGACGGCAGGATCGCCTCGCTGCGTCGGTTCAAGGAGGACGTGGCCACCGTGGCGACCGGGTTCGAATGCGGAATCGGCTTGGAGAACTTCCGCGACATCAAGGAAGGCGACACGATCGAGTCGTACGAGATTCGCGAGATCGCCAGGACATAGCGGGTGCTGAGGAGACACCATGCACGCCTCCGCCATGCGCGTCGAGCTGCGGGTGAGGGACGCAAGGTCGCTCAAGTCGAAGCGGATGGTCGTCAAGTCGCTGACCGCCCACCTCCGCGAGACGTTCTCCGTGGCCGTGTCCGAGGTCGACCACAACGACCTCTGGCAGCGCTGCGCCCTCGGCATCGCAGCCGTGGCCCCGCAGTCGGGTCAGGTCGAACGGATACTCCAGTCGGTGCGGCGGGCCATCGACTCGCGTCAAGACGTCGAGCTGCTCGGGTGGTCGACGACACACCTGGAGCAGCCATCGTGACGAAACAGCCTTCTCCCCGTATGCGCAAGGTCAACGAGCTGCTGCGCGAGGTGATTGCGGAAGAGGTGACACAGCTCAAGGACCCGCGGCTCGGATTCATCACGATCACAGGCGTCGACACGGCACCGGACCTGAGGACGGCCGTCGTCTACTACTCGGTGCTCGGCAGCGAGGATGAGCGGACGGCCACCGCCACGGCGCTCGCCTCGGCGGCCTCCAAGCTCCAGGCGGCCCTGGCGTCCCAGGCGCGTCTCAAGTACACGCCCCGCTTGACCTTCTCGGTCGACGAGTCGATCGACATCGGCATGAGGATGAGCAAGCTGCTCCGGGAGCTCGAGGAGTCCGATGGCTGACATCGACGCCATGCTCGAAGAGGCGGCCGCCCTGATCGGTGATGCTGGAAGCATCGCGACCATCGGGCACGTCGGTCCGGACGGCGACGCCCTCGGGAGCGCACTCGCTCTGGCGTTGGCGGCTCGCGCCGCAGGCAAGGACGCCTGGGCGACGTTCGGAGAGCCGTTCGTG
This genomic interval from Acidimicrobiia bacterium contains the following:
- the dinB gene encoding DNA polymerase IV: MAGADILHVDLDAFYASIEQLREPRLRGRPIAVGGGVVLAASYEARAFGVQAGMPGRLARELCPGLVFVRGSFDRYGLISKQVFAICEDFSPLIEQVSIDEAFIDVSGAHGLFGSAADIAAAIRSRVRIEVGLPISAGVARTKFLAKVASQVAKPDGLVVVEPDRELEFLHPLSVRLLWGVGRVTAAKLASMGVHTVGELAGVDPRFLERMVGRAAGAQLSRLTWNIDRRAVTRERTAGSVGAQSAFGSMQDTRDARGRVLLMLASRIGSRLRKSSRAGRTITVRVRFEDFSAVTRSATLAAPVASDAAILQVAEGLADTAVSAAAAGRRVNLLGIAVSKLTGRGALQLELPLGWGRVDMTASGSAEAELQAQLEEALDAVRIRYGKSAVGPMSLLLGRPAGYAPDAFRELAEKS
- the rimP gene encoding ribosome maturation factor RimP, encoding MSDTARGLWGIIEPYVAAEGVELDDVEVLGSGSAQIVRVTIDAPEPIDVDRIARLSRGLSRMLDSEDPIEASYTLEVSSPGLERRLRRSRHYEKSVGRELTVKTTVPVEEMTSHRGVLVCADEKGFVIAVDDTKRRIEYVDVASARTVFVWERGAKRRH
- the nusA gene encoding transcription termination factor NusA, whose amino-acid sequence is MDYNLMEALELLEREKGVPADTILDALANALVSAYKRTPGAAEEARVTIDADTGEIVVYGQDLDEDGNVVREWEDTPDDFGRIAAQTAKQVIMQRLRDAKREQVFELYDGREGDLVTGIVQQSDHRYAILDLGNAEAIMPSSERIPYERLERGNRVKAYILEVRGEGKGPQIVVSRSHPEFIRSLFELEVPELVDGDVEIRAIAREPGHRTKIAVASNDANIDPVGACVGARGSRVRQVVNELRGEKVDIVEWRDDSHAFIAEALSPARVKEVRLDEEERIATVIVPDHQLSLAIGKEGQNARLAARLTGYKVDIRSESQDLGLDEPPEEAHAEPDGAEPSLAERAANEMAGTTAPPTLAERAEPEELAGEETLAAGISDEEPGSEDPQAAPDEGAPVEVADEASDTAPDAERAVDDGTVSAEEDAGDGEPRG
- the infB gene encoding translation initiation factor IF-2, with translation MRVYELARDLGVESKDLLARAQDLGLDVKTASSGLDDDTAALLRLSYDDTAAAPDQEDGRTGEPDAEPELQPDLQPEAEPEPEPQTEGEPEEDRILTVEAGITAQEFSRLVGVRTGDVVRELMSMGEIVPGGGTIPVKALEPLGELFGYEVLVEEGPAEVEEVEALGRHVIEYEDDPSSLQPRPPVVTVMGHVDHGKTQLLDTIRKTDVVAGEAGGITQHIGAYQVERNGEKITFIDTPGHEAFTALRARGANVTDVAVIVVAANDGVMPQTVEAINHAKAAEVPMIIAINKMDLPTADAFSVRGALTQHGIVVEDLGGDVVAVEVSALTGDGIEELLDLISLVAQVEELVANPAASAVGTVIESQLEVGRGPVATVIVQRGTLTRGDAIVAGPVSGRVRAMFDEKGSQLKSAPPSTPALVMGWDDVPTAGDMFEAVTDERNARKMAEDNLDRIRAHDITVPTATQRLGLLLEQLRTADHAELRIIVKADAHGSLEAIRDAVAKIKRDDAYVSVIHGAVGGITENDVALAEASEAVIYGFNVRPDSGARNAAKERGIDIRTFSIIYELLEDIESLLVGELAPEEIENFLGVAQVRATFRAPRYGTIAGSYVTEGSINRNARARLVRDGVVIYDGRIASLRRFKEDVATVATGFECGIGLENFRDIKEGDTIESYEIREIART
- a CDS encoding DUF503 domain-containing protein yields the protein MHASAMRVELRVRDARSLKSKRMVVKSLTAHLRETFSVAVSEVDHNDLWQRCALGIAAVAPQSGQVERILQSVRRAIDSRQDVELLGWSTTHLEQPS
- the rbfA gene encoding 30S ribosome-binding factor RbfA gives rise to the protein MTKQPSPRMRKVNELLREVIAEEVTQLKDPRLGFITITGVDTAPDLRTAVVYYSVLGSEDERTATATALASAASKLQAALASQARLKYTPRLTFSVDESIDIGMRMSKLLRELEESDG